One Ananas comosus cultivar F153 linkage group 23, ASM154086v1, whole genome shotgun sequence genomic window carries:
- the LOC109728207 gene encoding uncharacterized protein LOC109728207: MEELEVMGSEGELSSGYKLVPWSSWDQWDFVREHLFSSSPDSVAAALRRISAWRSRGSLPIPIDVTAAFVEAQQKDPFFRKGPVDDALTSEEMLASLYSMAIMRLVNCYVEHAHKKTGRSISELADAVGIPRVLVDIRHESSHRDLPSLRLVRLASMKALDWLKSNYWEPQKNAIPDVRVEIRTRLREMAYYLKIKNVKKSSLEIKGNRTKRSGLLVPCNKLSSQVAGRLHSSRSSGSGKQISRTVKIITRLYATYSLEVVSVLLELFQSQAPDFFGAGPMQHSENPDNGDSRFLAISNNTLKTIITKLSSKEPRLLLSLLKVVLEKIEAIESLRSKNEGSHVLPFQYQTEPSQVNHLCFLVSWLVTKLKASKDSGDISLINENGALSSDKNAVPKFSLQKLLRKCLTLSFLGDEYLADSVSMLLDMIEDDTQKEKLKKLILLRLQNWPTEDPMLLKEDDSIKKAAEKLEFLKQRLEKRRLKNLGSLNCDTGEASIWTVAKSWVPCPIGMVPCSFSSTAVLPILDLVDDNRLEEKTIPTDDLQLVDNHHDNDGGDSDSHDEPLLSNGRAAKKLRPSPEKVHIINLRQSPDPIEGRLLINGAWVKVSKEELVSIVTTLRSGV; the protein is encoded by the exons ATGGAGGAGCTCGAGGTGATGGGCTCCGAGGGAGAGCTCTCCTCGGGATACAAGCTCGTGCCATGGTCGAGCTGGGACCAATGGGACTTCGTCCGAGAGcacctcttctcctcctcaccCGACTCCGTTGCCGCCGCGCTCCGCCGT ATCTCGGCATGGCGGAGTAGGGGTTCCCTTCCGATCCCGATCGATGTCACTGCCGCGTTCGTCGAGGCTCAGCAAAAGGATCCCTTTTTTAG AAAGGGGCCAGTAGATGATGCTCTAACATCAGAGGAGATGCTAGCGAGCCTCTATAGCATGGCAATTATGAG GCTTGTAAATTGTTATGTGGAGCATGCACATAAGAAAACAGGGCGCTCAATATCTGAGTTAGCTGATGCAGTTGGTATACCACGAGTATTGGTCGACATTCGTCATG AGAGTTCACACCGTGATCTTCCTTCACTGCGGTTGGTGCGTTTGGCCAGTATGAAG GCACTTGATTGGTTGAAATCAAATTACTGGGAGCCCCAGAAAAATGCAATTCCGGATGTAAGGGTAGAGATAAGAACAAGATTGCGTGAGATGGCTTACTATTTGAAGATCAAGAATGTGAAAAAATCGAGTTTAGAAATCAAAGGCAATC GTACAAAGAGGTCTGGTTTGCTTGTACCATGTAATAAACTTTCTTCCCAAGTAGCTGGAAGGTTGCATTCTTCTAGATCAAGCG GTTCTGGGAAGCAGATTTCTAGGACAGTGAAAATCATCACTCGACTTTATGCTACATATTCCTTGGAAGTCGTTTCTGTTCTGTTGGAGCTGTTCCAGTCTCAAGCACCTGATTTCTTTGGTGCCGGCCCCATGCAACATTCAGAGAATCCAGATAATGGTGATTCAAGGTTCCTCGCGATTTCAAATAATACTCTGAAAACTATCATTACTAAACTCTCAAGCAAGGAACCGAGGTTACTGCTTAGTTTACTGAAGGTGGTCCTTGAAAAGATCGAGGCCATAGAATCCTTGAGATCTAAGAATG AGGGGAGTCATGTACTTCCATTCCAATATCAGACAGAGCCATCTCAAGTAAACCACTTATGCTTCCTCGTTAGTTGGCTTGTTACAAAACTTAAAGCATCAAAGGATTCTGGCGATATATCCCTCATTAATGAGAATGGAGCCCTCTCTTCGGACAAAAATGCCGTCCCGAAATTTTCTCTTCAAAAGCTCCTCAGAAAGTGTCTTACTTTGTCATTCCTTGGCGACGAGTATCTTGCAGATTCAGTATCAATGCTTCTTGACATGATTGAAGACGATACTCAAAAAGAAAAGCTTAAGAAGCTCATTTTGCTAAGATTGCAGAATTGGCCCACTGAAGACCCTATGCTGTTAAAAGAAGATGATTCAATCAAGAAAGCAGCAGAGAAGCTCGAATTCCTCAAGCAACGATTAGAGAAAAGAAGGTTAAAAAATTTAGGTTCATTGAATTGCGATACAGGTGAAGCGAGTATATGGACCGTTGCAAAGTCGTGGGTTCCGTGTCCTATCGGGATGGTGCCCTGCTCATTCAGCTCCACTGCAGTTCTCCCCATTCTTGATCTGGTAGATGACAATAGATTAGAAGAGAAAACAATTCCGACAGATGATTTGCAATTAGTTGATAATCACCATGACAATGATGGGGGTGATTCTGATTCTCATGACGAGCCGCTGCTGAGCAATGGAAGAGCTGCTAAAAAGTTAAGGCCATCCCCTGAGAAAGTTCATATAATCAATTTGCGACAATCGCCGGACCCCATTGAAGGTAGATTGCTTATCAATGGCGCATGGGTGAAGGTGAGCAAGGAAGAGTTAGTATCCATCGTGACGACTTTGAGAAGTGGTGTTTAG
- the LOC109728210 gene encoding protein MIZU-KUSSEI 1-like, whose protein sequence is MSMSLPPLSPHTPTSPSPSSRPPPSPRTPRPEITLTPPPSSSRNKKRRKSLRTALRSLFRSLPIFTPAAACRFPSVGAALASHPGRADGHIHGASRTTGTLFGHRKARITLAIQDSPGTVPLLLLELATPTGKFMQEMGSGEHIRIALECEKVAEHKKSTTTTTTERRRQLLEEPLWTAYVNGRKIGYAVRREPTEDDLTVMQLLHTVSVGAGVLPSDVVMDPATAGDGDLAYMRAHFDRVVGSRDSESFYMLNPDGTTGPELSIFFIRI, encoded by the coding sequence atgtCCATGTCCCTCCCTCCACTCTCCCCTCACACTCCGACGAGCCCGTCCCCCTCGTCCCGTCCTCCTCCGTCCCCTCGCACCCCTCGCCCCGAGATCACCCTCACGCCGCCGCCCTCGTCCTCCCGGAACAAGAAGCGGCGCAAGTCGCTCCGCACCGCCCTCCGCTCGCTCTTCCGCTCCCTCCCGATCTTCACCCCGGCCGCGGCCTGCCGCTTCCCGTCCGTCGGCGCCGCCCTCGCCTCCCACCCCGGCCGCGCCGACGGCCACATACACGGCGCCAGCCGCACCACCGGCACCCTCTTCGGCCACCGCAAGGCCCGCATCACCCTCGCCATCCAGGACTCCCCCGGCACcgtccccctcctcctcctcgagctcgcCACCCCCACCGGGAAGTTCATGCAGGAGATGGGCTCCGGCGAGCACATCCGCATCGCACTCGAATGCGAAAAGGTAGCCGAGCATAAGAAATCCACGACGACGACTACGacggagcggcggcggcagctTCTGGAGGAGCCGCTGTGGACGGCGTACGTGAACGGGCGGAAGATTGGGTACGCGGTGCGGCGGGAGCCGACGGAGGACGATCTGACGGTGATGCAGCTGCTGCACACGGTGTCGGTCGGCGCAGGGGTGCTGCCGAGCGACGTCGTCATGGATCCGGCCACCGCAGGCGACGGCGACCTGGCATACATGCGCGCGCACTTCGACCGCGTCGTAGGGAGCAGGGATTCCGAGTCCTTCTACATgctcaaccccgacggcaccacCGGGCCGGAGCTCAGCATCTTCTTCATTAGGATCTga